The following nucleotide sequence is from Cucumis melo cultivar AY chromosome 1, USDA_Cmelo_AY_1.0, whole genome shotgun sequence.
TCGTCATCATGATCACCATTCTCTTCAGCATCTTCATCATAGTCTTCTCCATCTGGATCATTCTCATCCAAAGGCCCAAGCATATTAGGAGAATTCTTAAATATCTCCTTCACTTCGTCGATTCCTTCTTCAGATATATAATTGGAATTGATGTTTAGCAGCTTAAATCCTGGCTTCTGTACTAATATTTGTGCTACAAATCTTGCCCCAGCCCTTCGTATTGAATTTGTGCTGAAGTCAACTTCGCTCAATTGACCATGTCCATCCTGGAGTGCGTTGCCAATCAAAATCACACCATCATCCTTCAGTTCATTCTCAGCCAAATATAATTTACTGAGGAATTGCTTTGTTGCTACACATGCTGCTATTGAAGCAGCGCCTTTTGCAGTTATATCGTTTCCAGCTATTTCTAGTACTTCAAGTGACGGAGCGGAATCTTTAAGAGCATTAGCCAATGCTTCAGCTCCTTCATCCTCCAAGTTCAGATAACTAAGATAGATTTCAGTTAGACCTGGAAAGGAAGATATGGATTTACTCAAAGCAATTCCAGCTTCCACCCCAAACATGTTGTCACGCAAATCAAGCTTTTTGAGACGGGTACAAGTACCAATAGCTTCAGCTAGAGCTACCCCTCCCTCAGAACCTACCCTTGTTGAGGAACAACGGAAATCCTCCAATGCAGGAGAACCCTTTACAATTTCGGAAattgcaactgcaccttcatCTCCCGTCATATTATTGTGGAACTGAAGAATACGAAGCTTGTCTGTGGATGGAATCAACTCACGAACTGCTCTTGCAGCTTCCTCTGAAATACCATCATTCATCAAATAAAGCTCCTCCAAATTTTTCTGTGATCTCAAAAGTGATCCAAATGCTCGGACACCCTTCTCGCCCATGGCATTGTTTGAAAGGTCTAGATACCTTAAATCACAACCTTCTAATGCAGCAGAGAAAATGTTCATAACTTCAAGAGCGTCCCCCTCTGACCTTCCAGCAATGAAATCTGATAGGTCAACTTCTGTCAACCTATCTTTGATGGACAACAAGATCGGTTCAGCAACACGAGCAGCATCTAAGCCAAAACTTCTATTACTAAAGCAGATCTTAGTAAACAGGTTCCCAGGATCTTTAAGGGGTTCTAATAGCTCCTTAGCCTCATCTGCATCAATAAATGCTCTTCGTCCTCCTGATATATCAAAAACCGTTCCTCGAGTAGCAGGCTTCTCAGATATTAATACCTCTCCATCCTCCTTTACTCTAGGACCTCTTTTCAATATATCCAGCATAAGCCTGCTAGATTCTTTGGCATAAATTTGAACTGCAGAGCTTCCATCACCATCTGGCTCCTTCTCAAAGTGTTGGTTTGCAGTTGCAAAAGCCATATCTTCTACTTGCTTGGCATCCTCCTCAGCTTCTTCTTTACTTAATAAGCCATACTTCCGGGAAAAAATGGAGGGTGTTGTAAGATTTTTGATGATTCGTTCTACGAGCATGAACCTAGTGCTCTGGCTTGGAGGCCATAATTTAATTGACATTACACGAGGTTGGAATGTCTGGGTTGAAGAATCCATAGCAATATAATCTGCATCAAAACTAGACAAATAAGACAAAATAATCCATAGAGAAATTCAGGTTTCAGACAAAAAGAGGAAATTAGGCAAACTTTATTTCTCAGCTTAATTGTTCAGGTTTCCAACATCACCTTACACCTAACAGACGATTGCCAAATTGTCAAGCAGATATGATATCCCCATCTTAACTAATGTTCTTAAATTTATAAGCAAATCAATATAGCAATCAAAttagaaatagaaacaaaactACATAGCAAGATTCAAAAAATCTCATACTACCATAGTTCCTAGTCAGACATTAGCCTGTCTGATACCATAACCATACACAACAGGCAATTATATTACAATGGAAAAATATCACTCACAGAAAAGTATCTAGTGAAtaaacactaagacaattgaTACTGGGAGCAATGGCAAATGAAAGATGAATAAGCCATTATGCAAAATTATCACACAAGACATTGACATATTTTTGGCGAGGGGCTTTATAATTCACTAAAAATAATTTGCAAAAAAGTATAAGAAGTAAGGCTTGAACATAGctcgtgtgtgtgtgtgtgtgggggTGGGGGGGAGGGGCGCTTGAGCTTAACAGCAGATGCCTAATAGCAATGCCAAAcgttatatttttataattactaCTACTTAAAGAAGTTGACAAAATGGCCATCGGTAGCCTTCAACTTTCTGTACGCATCTCAGAATATATCTTAAATCAGATGTTTATAATTTTATCTTCTGCTAGTTCAGCAATTGAACTTTTAACTAAAAAAGGTTCTTATAAGAAAAATCCAAGACATATAATCTCTATCAGAATTGACACACTTCATATGCATAATAGGCCTTTGCACTTACCCAAACAGTACAAATACAAGATGATactaaattttgtatttttcctGACCAAATTGGGAGTATATCAAAGCAATTGGACTAAAGGCCGCAGCAAAACCTACAACTCTTAAAAGGAAGCCCATGAAATCAGTCACAAAAATTAAATGCGTTTACAGTCAATAAAGATACATAATCTGGTTTTGCGTGGAAGTAAGAAGCCATCTACAAACTAGCACTAAGAATCTTAATAATAGTTGTAAGTCGAATTTTCTCTGGTAAAGTTTCCTTGAAGgaatgaaacaaacaaaaatatacaTATTCAAGATTGAACCCCAAAAAAGTTAAGAAACAggaaatttatatatttaactaGTTTGcacaaagaaaacaaataatcagagatctgaagaaacaaattataccCTAGCCCATAGCATCTATAGATTCTTCAACATTGAAGAGGAATACTCGTCTGTTTACTATTTCGTTTGTCCATTGTATTAATATCCCCATATTTCTTACAGCCAATAAAACTATAATcgacatttttcttttctttttcgcTTTGTTCATCTGCATCTTCCAAAAcaatttttcttctattttatttattgattcGGATAAGAACgataaattatattttcttttgttccTTTTACTTCATGAACCTGATTTTCCGTAATTTGTGATGATAAAAATGTTCTTGATTTTTATGTTGGAAGGTAAAGAGGATAAAAAAAACCTTATAGATCTGAAAGATGAGTAGCGGCAGCGAGATCTACAAACGGCGGAGGTTAGGGGCTGAAACACTGTGTTTCGGAGAAaaagagagatagagagaaaatGAGGTTTGTGTTGTTGTGCGAGAGGGAGGAGGAGGCCGGGCAGAAGTTTGGTTTGAAGAAGGAGAGTGCGGCAGTTGAGAGGGCAGCGTGCGGCGGTATAGGCCCGAGAAGGAACGGCGGAGTGCGGCGGGCCGGGGCGGGGCAGTGGCTGAACGTGAAAATAGGGTTTAGAAAGAAATGAAAGTTTGTtggtttaaaaaattaaaaaaaaaaaataaaataaaaggtttCTTTTGTGCCCACGAGACCAAAAGATGGGATTGTTGATTAATATTTCATATTTCTCTAAaagtatatttataaaaataaacaGCTGGAATtagtaatatatatattctctttCACTTTGTTTTAGTTATTATAAATCTTTTTACATAatgtaataatttttattttaatatttctaTATTATAGTGTTgtcatctaattttaaaattaaaatcaaattattgtAACTCTAAATGGGTGTGGTAAGGGTGTTCAAATAACCCAACAATTCGGATTACCCAACATTTATCATTTGAATTTGATAATTCGGGTTGATTTTTAATGTGGGTtggattgaattttttttatttcttttagatTGATTCatgttacattttttaaaattcaattgaccCAACCAACCTGAAtttctaatattattaaaatatatattacaacttataaatattataattctttaatattttaagttaataaataatatacttaaaaataaataacctAACAACACAACCTGAATTTTGAggattgggttgggttaaaGATATTATTCGGGTTGTTACTTtaaccaaaacaaaatttagGTTGATCCAAAAAATCTCCACAACCCAACTCATTTATACCCGTCTCCTCATATCTACCCAACTCATTTATACCCGTCTCCTCATATCTACTTTATTACCtattttttctcaaattcttcggCAAGCTTAGATGAACTAGTATCTATATGTTCATAAGAACGAAAAGTTCTAAGTTCGAATTTCCCACCACGTAAGTTGTATTGTACTTAAAAGAccttttcaatatatatatatattgttataaaataaagaacaatgaaacaaccaaaagagaagaataaagaagtgaggaagaagagaagacaattgaatcGATTGTAgtgtgtatacaaatgatctCAATAATTTCTATTTATAGGGTTATACGATAATAATGGGTTgcaaaaccaaacataaacagGGGACAAGAAAGTTATGAAGATTAATAGGAAGGTTAATGAATTAATTTGTAACCCAAGTAAGTTAACTTCTAATaatatttaactttaatttagaatattcataatatatataaatatatatctttcataTTTCTATTTgtcaaataattttttcttcatttatgtttttaaataaaaaaattctccatatatactttatttcttaattttctctctccatatatactttattccttttttataattaaaaaaaaaaaacttaatctATATCAATATCTATATCTCTTttggatattttaaaaaagaaaattctccATTCACTTTTTCTCTCTATGGGTTTTCTAAATATTAATGAGCTCAACCAACTACTCATCATGCATCTACTTAAATGCCAATCATTTTTTTACTTAAATCCTAACAATTGTTTTTGAAGAAAAGTCGTAACAcaataaatatttagaaaaccaataaaaaacACAAATGATCAGATACTAAGAAAAAAACCACTAATCAACATAAAAAGATACCTAATTAGTTGggtttcattaactattagATTCTTCTACGTGGAATAAAAGAAATGGATATTTTAGGGTCAATTTGGTAATGTTTTCGTTTCTTATTTCATgcttttgttttcatttttttaaaaaacgaaGGTATTTggtaacctttttttttttctcattctaaaaaagtagaaatacttatcaaataatgaattgttgagaataaaaaaaagtagtttctttgctctgtttctcaattatttctattggttttctttttctcaatttatttttatttgtttcattttccttttcctcaattatttttattggtttccttttctttttctcaattatttttatttgtttcattttcctttttcttaattattttcattggtttcattttcctcttcctctttcattcatttttcctcttcctctttcattCATTGTCTTCCTCTTCACACCGTCTTTCTCACTTCATgggatccatagtttttgcctTTCTCACTTCGTgggatccatagtttttgccAGATTGTTCCTCTTCATTGGATTCATAGTTTTCGTCtgactcttcctcttcgtcgaATCCATAGTTTTCGTCTTCCTCTTTGCACGAATTTGGGTTTTCATTGTGAGTTTTTTTCCAAAGCATCATAAGTAGCAAAGgtaaaggttaaattttgttttgtttatttaattttgaatattgaagacataataactttaaatttaatattacatTCTAGATGTCACAAAATATCGATGAGGTTGttgaaattaatgaattaaagAGAAATGACCCAAGTGAGATGgtattgccaatcaaatttggcaaaacatttgaaagatagatacaattttatgtttatgttatatttttatttgtgcatcagtacttcttcgtattaaattaataaacttttgataattttattttttatgtttgatggatgacctatatttttgtttaatgtttaattcaaatagatgtgaaaaataaaaaataaatctggaagaaaatcaagaaacaagaaattgttatcaaacacattttttgtttccgtttctttttttttttcgagaaacaagaaacagaatcAGTTATCAAACATAtccttgtttcttgttctaaaaaaagaagaaacagagaacaagaaacaagaaacaaagaaTAGGAATGTTACCAAACGGGCGCTTATTTATTAAATCAAATATACTTACACCTTTTGGTAACATCTCTAAAAAACCTCACATCGAAATCATTACCCAAGTGATAATAAAGATGAGAAGAAAAACAATATCAATAATCACTACTCTAAGAAACCAAAATCAAAGCAAAGATATGAAGTGAAAGATGATAAATAAACATACCTACGGTATAAAAGAACACAAATACCAAACACACGAAAAAAAACACTAATTAACTTGAGAAGACAAGTAATTAGTTGATTTGAATAATTATTAGATTACTCCTATGGTGGAATAGAAGGAATCAACAAATGAACACATAATACGCATCTATCTAACCTTCTTTAGCGCGATATGGTAGAAAACTCTATCGAAATCACCCGCGTTACATATCAAACAATAATAAAGTTGAGAAGAGAAATGATATCCACATCTCTCGCTCaaaccaaaatcaaaataaaaaatgaaatgaaagagGATAAACAAACCTAGTTTTGGTGAAAAGATATGTATTTACTTGCAGTGTGTAAATATATGTTTTTTCGTGGATTTGAACAACTTTAAATAATAACCACCAAGAGAAAGGGTATTTAAAAGCAGAGGggcaaaatgaaattttaaagaTTCTCCTTTCCCCACTTTTAATATAGTAGAGATAGAGATAGTAAAAGTGATGATTTGTCCTTTAACTTATGGAGATGTAGAAATGTTGGTGGAAAAGatattttatttccttttattGTTCATGGTATAAATTTGCCTCTGTTGATATTAGTTGATCTTGATCTCACGTTAATGTTTATACAAGTGTTTAAATAACTTGCCATCTCATACTACCCGATCCATGTTTCAAGAGTTTGGTTAAGTTAGTTTGAATTTAGAATTTGGTTGAATGTTTTGTATTTTTCTACAAGTTGAGTTGGGTTCATGTTACACTTTTAAAATCACAACTGAATCcaatttttttgtattattaaaatatttaagtaTTACACCTCATACATATTGTTATGATGTTTGTTTGAAGTTTGTAAGAGATATTTTGAATTTTCGaaagttgctatattttataaatagtttcttttttttgtgtTATTTATAACAATTCCtcgaaaataaaatatcaaattaaatttgaatttgaatatcTTGTTAGTAACAATAAGAATTGCACTATAACAACAAAATTGATAACATACATGGCAGACTACTTATTTTAATTAGATAATGcaaatgaaaatataaaatgtaaaatagagatattataaattgaaaataaaaaatgcaaaatagagatagaaatttagAAACTCATTTTTTTGGGAGACATCCAAAAGTCTCAAGATGCATAAAAATCTTACAAtactacaaaacaaaaatgttaaTCTAGATGTTCACCCAATAAAAATTTAGGATGTCTGTGAAATAAACGACCCCTAAATGTCGGTAACTCCCAATAAAGGGAGGTAGTCTGAAATATTTCATACTTCCTTAATACTTAAATCTTTTTCGTCAAAAGATTTGCATGCAATAAAAACTAACATATTGGTCTCTAAATTTCGAAGTATAACATCTttgattattatttaaatagttAAACAATAGATTTAATATAAAAGTTTATTTAAGtgtaaaagggaaaaaaattgaTTGTATATTTAAAAGCATCTAAACGTCACGTGACAACAGCTGTAAATTTAGAATCGAGAATCTATGAGACCccacaaaagaaagaaaggtttTGTTGTCATTGTAGAATGAATGAGAAGTCATATATATCCcaaaaagaaatggaaataaagaattGTGTTTATAAAAGTTTACATTCTCAACTTAGGTTTGTGACACCTTCTCAATTACTTAAATTTTACCTTATTTCATCAATGGTCTTCAAAActtatttttacaaaaagaaaatggacaaaaataaaatttgattttcaaaataatgaggacttttaaaaaataacagaaaaaaccactaaattaaaaaaactataaagaataaatattttgttaattttaaatataacaaaaaaaccaaaCATTTATCAATATGGTAAAGTTttatggtttttttaaaaatataaacaaaatatttattctaataattttgaaaatggaaaaagctcacATATCAACaatgtaaaatatcaaaattatcCTAGTCAATACATACACGATCGTCCAATCAACAATTCTTCCTAATTATTGGATCTCGGACTTTAGTGGTACCAATAGTTCGAGACAAAGAATTCtacctttattttatttaatttcgaGCTTCGCAAGATGAAAGATTTCACCTTTAGTCATTCGATCATAGATATTAATTACATCGAAATGACCCGAAATTaataactaaaaaagaaaatagaaaaagccaCAGCATATATGGAATCTTCTGTTATTTAGTTAtaaattaatctaaaattttagattttaataaaataactcCAGTAAAACAGAGAAACAAAATTATATGGATTTGAAAAAAGAAGTTACTATAAATGTGGAAAATGTGAAAATCTTTACAAAATATGAAAAGATGACATGATTCCATGAATGATATAGACTTCAGTCACCGTCAATGAGTGTATGCATAGCTCTATCAGTGAGTGGCATTTTGGGGGATTCTGGGGGAAAATATCAAACCCTCGCATTTGAATAATCTAATATATATGTTCCCACCAACTCTTATTATTTCAATCTATTCTAAACTAATTCCATTGCATTCATTCACCATCTTCTCCACTTcatttccatcatctttcttcatcacacaagaagaagaaaaataaaatcttgTAATCAATAATGGCCATTCTTCTGTCCAACTTTCTCTTCCTATTTCCAAAACAACTCCATCACCCTAAACAATACTCTTCTCCACTCCATTACTCAACCTCAAATTCTCACTTTCAAACCTCCAGATTATTCAAAACAACAAACACAGAACAATCATCACAATGTCAAGTAATTTCAAGAACCAGAGACTCATACGCTTTCACAGAAGAACacgaagaacaacaacaacaacaaatcaACATGGAAGAATCATTACCTGAATCAAAAATCGCCGATTCCTGGCGAGAAATCCACGGAAGCAACGATTGGACTGGTTTACTTGATCCAATGAACGATCTCCTCCGTTCCGAGTTAATCAGATACGGCGAAATGTCACAATCCTGCTACGACGCTTTTGATTACGATCCGTTCTCAAAATACTGCGGAAGTTGCAGATTCAGTCGAGGAAAATTCTTCGAACGTCTAGGAATGGAAAACGTAGGTTATGAAGTAACGCGGTACCTGTACGCAACATCAAACATCAACATGCCTAATTTCTTCAAGAAATCGCGATGGCCAAAGGTGTGGAGCAAGAGCGCGAACTGGATCGGGTACGTAGCTGTATCGAATGATGAGAAATCGAAGGAGCTAGGGCGGAGAGATATTGTGGTAGCCTGGAGAGGAACGGTGACGAGGCTGGAATGGATTACGGATCTGATGGATTTTCTGAAACCGATTGCGGAGGCCAAGATTGGTTGCCCTAATTCGGGAGTGAAGGTGGAATCGGGATTTGTGGATTTGTATACGGAGAAGGAGGAGAAAGGTTGTGGATATTGTAGATTCTCGGCGAGAGAGCAGGTGATGGCGGAGGTGAAGCGGCTGACGG
It contains:
- the LOC103492625 gene encoding RAN GTPase-activating protein 1; the protein is MDSSTQTFQPRVMSIKLWPPSQSTRFMLVERIIKNLTTPSIFSRKYGLLSKEEAEEDAKQVEDMAFATANQHFEKEPDGDGSSAVQIYAKESSRLMLDILKRGPRVKEDGEVLISEKPATRGTVFDISGGRRAFIDADEAKELLEPLKDPGNLFTKICFSNRSFGLDAARVAEPILLSIKDRLTEVDLSDFIAGRSEGDALEVMNIFSAALEGCDLRYLDLSNNAMGEKGVRAFGSLLRSQKNLEELYLMNDGISEEAARAVRELIPSTDKLRILQFHNNMTGDEGAVAISEIVKGSPALEDFRCSSTRVGSEGGVALAEAIGTCTRLKKLDLRDNMFGVEAGIALSKSISSFPGLTEIYLSYLNLEDEGAEALANALKDSAPSLEVLEIAGNDITAKGAASIAACVATKQFLSKLYLAENELKDDGVILIGNALQDGHGQLSEVDFSTNSIRRAGARFVAQILVQKPGFKLLNINSNYISEEGIDEVKEIFKNSPNMLGPLDENDPDGEDYDEDAEENGDHDDELESKLKGLDIKREE
- the LOC103492623 gene encoding phospholipase A1-Igamma1, chloroplastic-like → MAILLSNFLFLFPKQLHHPKQYSSPLHYSTSNSHFQTSRLFKTTNTEQSSQCQVISRTRDSYAFTEEHEEQQQQQINMEESLPESKIADSWREIHGSNDWTGLLDPMNDLLRSELIRYGEMSQSCYDAFDYDPFSKYCGSCRFSRGKFFERLGMENVGYEVTRYLYATSNINMPNFFKKSRWPKVWSKSANWIGYVAVSNDEKSKELGRRDIVVAWRGTVTRLEWITDLMDFLKPIAEAKIGCPNSGVKVESGFVDLYTEKEEKGCGYCRFSAREQVMAEVKRLTERFGGAEEEMSITITGHSLGSALAVLSGFDIAETGLNRLGNGRLVPVCVFSFSGPRVGNFSFKEHLHELGVKVLRVVNIHDIVPKTPGFLFNESIPRAVMQFAEGLPWSYSHVGVELKLDHKVSPFLKQTNDPVCAHNLEALLHLLDGYHGKGGRFVLASGRDPALVNKGCDFLKDHYLVPPNWRQDENKGMIRNQDGRWIQPDRLKFDDHPQDIHHHLTQLGLHFYS